The following are encoded in a window of Methanococcus voltae genomic DNA:
- the infB gene encoding translation initiation factor IF-2 — translation MALRCPIVSVLGHVDHGKTSLLDRIRTTRVTTREAGGITQHIGASEIPIGTIKKVSKDLLNIFKADLSIPGILVIDTPGHEAFTSLRKRGGALADIAILVVDINEGFKPQTIEAINILKQCKTPFVVAANKLDKISGWNSINGPFITNFNEQKQHPNALTEFEIKLYENVIAPLNELGFEADVFSRVKDTTKTINVIPVSAMTGEGIPDLLIIIAGLAQKFLEQKLGLNVEGYAKGTVLEIKEEKGLGKTIDAIIYDGIAKAGDYIVIGNPDGVITSKVKALLKPKALDEMMDPRDKFKPSKQIVAATGVKISAPDLDMVIAGSPLRIVSKSEIESAKEEIVQEIEDFEITLDDEGIIIKADTMGSLEALATELRKKNVKIKKAEVGEINKKDVIEATSYAMSNPYNGAIIAFNTKVLNDAKVEIEKNDVKLFEDKIIYKLVEDYEDWIKEMEEALKSDELNKLTKPAILKILPNCIFRQKAPAVCGVEVLYGTLKVGSNLMLEDGKKVGYVKELRNNQQETIKEAKVGMQVPISIDGSLILGRHAKEEDILYVEVPEPEVRKFYHEYKSELRGDELEALNRYTELKQKVENNVFWGM, via the coding sequence ATGGCGTTAAGATGCCCTATTGTAAGTGTATTGGGTCACGTAGACCACGGAAAAACTTCTTTATTAGATAGAATTAGAACTACAAGAGTTACAACTCGTGAAGCCGGGGGTATTACTCAACATATCGGTGCAAGTGAAATTCCCATTGGGACTATAAAGAAAGTTTCAAAGGATTTGTTAAACATATTTAAAGCCGATTTATCAATACCTGGTATATTAGTGATTGACACTCCAGGACACGAAGCTTTTACTTCGCTAAGGAAAAGAGGCGGAGCTTTAGCAGACATTGCCATACTTGTTGTAGATATTAATGAAGGTTTTAAACCTCAAACAATCGAAGCTATAAACATTTTAAAGCAATGTAAAACTCCATTTGTAGTTGCAGCGAACAAATTAGATAAAATATCTGGCTGGAATTCAATCAATGGACCTTTTATAACTAATTTCAATGAGCAAAAACAACATCCTAATGCTTTGACGGAATTCGAAATAAAATTGTATGAAAATGTAATTGCCCCCTTAAATGAATTAGGTTTTGAAGCAGATGTATTTTCCAGAGTTAAAGATACTACAAAAACTATAAATGTAATACCTGTTTCTGCAATGACTGGTGAAGGAATACCAGATTTATTGATAATTATTGCAGGTCTTGCTCAAAAGTTCTTGGAACAAAAATTGGGCTTAAATGTAGAAGGTTATGCAAAAGGAACCGTTTTAGAGATAAAGGAAGAAAAAGGTTTGGGTAAAACAATCGACGCTATTATTTATGACGGAATTGCGAAAGCGGGCGATTACATAGTTATTGGAAATCCTGACGGCGTAATTACCTCAAAAGTAAAGGCCTTATTAAAACCTAAGGCTTTAGACGAAATGATGGACCCGAGAGATAAGTTTAAACCTTCAAAACAAATTGTGGCCGCCACCGGTGTTAAAATATCTGCTCCAGATTTGGATATGGTAATTGCAGGTAGTCCTTTGAGAATAGTTTCTAAATCCGAGATTGAATCTGCTAAAGAAGAAATTGTCCAAGAAATAGAAGATTTTGAAATTACATTGGATGATGAAGGTATTATTATAAAAGCTGACACAATGGGTTCATTGGAAGCTTTAGCTACTGAATTAAGAAAGAAAAATGTTAAAATAAAAAAGGCTGAAGTTGGAGAGATTAATAAGAAAGACGTAATTGAAGCTACTTCTTATGCAATGTCTAATCCATACAATGGTGCCATAATTGCTTTTAATACTAAAGTATTAAATGATGCAAAAGTGGAAATTGAAAAGAACGATGTAAAATTGTTTGAAGATAAAATTATCTATAAATTAGTTGAAGATTATGAAGATTGGATTAAAGAAATGGAAGAAGCTTTAAAATCTGATGAATTAAACAAATTAACAAAACCAGCAATCTTAAAAATCTTACCAAATTGCATATTTAGGCAAAAAGCACCTGCAGTATGTGGTGTTGAAGTATTATATGGTACTTTGAAAGTTGGAAGTAACTTAATGTTGGAAGATGGTAAAAAGGTTGGTTATGTCAAAGAACTTAGAAATAATCAACAAGAAACTATTAAAGAAGCTAAAGTTGGAATGCAAGTTCCTATATCAATCGATGGCTCTTTAATATTGGGTAGGCATGCCAAGGAAGAAGATATATTATATGTAGAAGTTCCAGAACCTGAAGTTAGGAAGTTCTATCACGAATATAAGTCTGAATTGAGGGGCGATGAATTGGAAGCTTTGAATAGATACACCGAGTTAAAACAAAAAGTTGAAAATAATGTATTTTGGGGTATGTAA
- the hisI gene encoding phosphoribosyl-AMP cyclohydrolase gives MENYNEVIKNMNLKFRNIDNNKLILAITKNKDNLVLMTAFMNEESLKKTLETGYMHYYSTSRKKLWRKGEESGNIQKVLNIYRDCDGDALLFEVEQTGWACHEGYMSCFHYEIKKDGNYKAFGTKFD, from the coding sequence ATGGAAAATTACAATGAAGTAATAAAAAATATGAATTTAAAATTTAGAAATATAGACAATAACAAATTAATATTAGCAATTACCAAAAATAAAGATAATTTAGTGTTAATGACTGCATTTATGAATGAAGAATCACTTAAAAAGACTTTGGAAACCGGATATATGCATTATTACTCTACAAGTCGAAAAAAATTATGGAGAAAAGGCGAAGAAAGTGGAAATATTCAAAAAGTATTGAATATTTATAGGGATTGCGATGGAGATGCATTATTATTTGAAGTAGAGCAAACTGGATGGGCGTGCCATGAAGGTTATATGTCCTGTTTCCACTATGAAATAAAAAAAGATGGAAATTATAAAGCTTTTGGAACTAAATTCGACTAA
- the mtnA gene encoding S-methyl-5-thioribose-1-phosphate isomerase has translation MDDIRPIIWNEDDKELILIDQRKLPNKLEYFTCKTYKDVVVAIKDMVVRGAPAIGVSAAYGMALAELENSDDEFICRAYKELKLTRPTAVNLFWALDKCMDSFKKGVNLLDEAKKIHEEDIQLCKKIGELGQTLFDDGDVILTHCNAGALATSAYGTALSAIRFAKYAGKNVSVISDETRPRLQGAKLTCFELHYEGIPTTAISDNTAGFLMKQGKIDKIIVGADRILSDYHVFNKIGTYSLAILAKYHNIPFYVAAPYSTFDFENTVEDIEIEQRSAEEVMYVDGVRIVAEGVPVINYAFDCTPPELITAIITEDKIIYPNKK, from the coding sequence ATGGATGATATTAGACCTATAATATGGAATGAGGACGACAAAGAGCTTATATTAATAGACCAAAGGAAGTTGCCTAATAAATTAGAATATTTCACGTGTAAAACCTATAAAGACGTAGTTGTGGCAATTAAAGATATGGTTGTAAGGGGTGCACCCGCTATTGGAGTATCTGCAGCTTACGGAATGGCATTAGCTGAATTAGAAAATTCTGATGATGAATTCATATGCCGGGCGTACAAAGAATTAAAATTAACAAGACCTACGGCAGTAAATTTATTTTGGGCATTGGACAAATGTATGGATTCTTTTAAAAAAGGCGTTAATTTATTGGATGAAGCAAAAAAGATACATGAAGAAGACATTCAGTTATGTAAAAAAATTGGAGAACTTGGTCAAACTTTATTTGACGACGGAGATGTGATATTAACACATTGTAATGCTGGAGCTCTTGCTACATCTGCTTATGGGACTGCTTTAAGTGCAATTAGATTTGCAAAATATGCTGGAAAGAATGTATCTGTAATTTCTGACGAAACAAGACCAAGATTACAAGGTGCCAAATTAACCTGTTTTGAATTACACTATGAAGGCATTCCAACAACGGCAATATCTGATAACACCGCAGGTTTTTTAATGAAACAAGGTAAAATTGATAAAATAATTGTTGGTGCGGATAGAATATTGTCTGATTACCACGTATTTAATAAAATAGGTACTTATTCATTGGCAATTTTGGCAAAATATCATAATATACCGTTTTATGTTGCAGCACCGTATTCTACATTTGATTTTGAAAATACTGTGGAGGATATAGAAATAGAGCAACGTTCTGCGGAAGAAGTTATGTATGTTGACGGTGTTAGAATAGTGGCGGAAGGAGTGCCCGTAATTAATTATGCGTTTGATTGTACGCCACCTGAATTAATAACTGCAATAATAACGGAGGATAAAATAATTTACCCCAATAAAAAATAA
- a CDS encoding molybdopterin molybdotransferase MoeA yields the protein MKFVKELISYEDAKKITFEELNKLTKDKYKKYDLSDCLNKISYEDVISPADLPIFNKSAMDGYSVIAEDVFGASESNPIILEKIEFKESDSVELDKLNNLSKNVVGDENFELTNGFATKVSTGTKIPNGSNAVVMKEYVKEYDDYIEVYGGVHPFENVSKIGEDLKKGDVIIKKGEMINPYHIALLASVGIQKIKCVYLKIGILSTGDELISIENYGKEANNKNDEIKKIDMEYIHKTGSIINSNSLMLKCLLKNCGFDAKTYPHVEDNPAKIKKCILEILSENDILMTTGGTSVGDRDYTFEEISKLGEILYHGIKLRPGRPVGFSKIKHTDTIKYVYIFSGYPVAAAIQFELLFNKYFKPLHTLNLPLTRNFASSLGRTDIMRVKLIKKSDINTNSKLFAEPLRISGSGVISSLSSADGYAIIDENIEGYEKGDIITIYLFKQ from the coding sequence TTGAAATTTGTAAAAGAATTAATATCTTATGAAGATGCTAAAAAAATAACGTTTGAAGAATTGAATAAGTTAACAAAAGATAAATATAAAAAATATGATTTAAGCGATTGTTTGAATAAAATATCCTATGAAGACGTAATATCTCCAGCAGATTTGCCAATTTTTAATAAATCAGCTATGGATGGTTATTCAGTAATCGCAGAAGATGTTTTTGGAGCGAGTGAAAGTAATCCAATAATATTAGAAAAAATAGAATTTAAAGAAAGTGATTCAGTTGAGTTAGATAAATTAAATAATTTAAGTAAAAATGTGGTAGGGGACGAAAATTTCGAATTAACAAATGGTTTCGCAACTAAAGTCTCTACAGGCACAAAAATTCCAAATGGTTCAAATGCGGTTGTAATGAAAGAATATGTAAAAGAATACGATGACTACATAGAAGTTTATGGTGGAGTACATCCTTTTGAAAATGTTTCCAAAATAGGAGAAGACCTTAAAAAAGGAGACGTTATTATAAAAAAAGGAGAAATGATTAATCCATACCATATTGCTTTATTAGCTTCCGTGGGCATCCAAAAAATAAAATGTGTTTATTTAAAAATAGGCATACTTTCAACTGGCGATGAATTAATTAGCATTGAAAATTACGGCAAAGAAGCAAATAATAAAAATGATGAAATCAAAAAAATAGATATGGAATATATACATAAAACTGGCTCCATTATAAATTCCAACTCCTTAATGTTAAAATGTCTTTTAAAAAACTGTGGATTTGATGCTAAAACATATCCTCATGTTGAAGACAACCCTGCTAAAATCAAAAAATGTATCTTAGAAATACTTTCTGAAAATGATATCTTAATGACTACGGGAGGCACTTCCGTAGGCGATAGGGATTATACCTTTGAAGAAATTAGCAAATTGGGAGAAATATTATATCACGGGATTAAATTAAGACCTGGAAGACCTGTTGGATTCTCTAAAATTAAACATACTGATACTATAAAATATGTTTATATATTCTCAGGATATCCAGTAGCGGCAGCAATTCAGTTTGAACTACTATTTAATAAATATTTCAAACCATTGCACACATTGAACCTACCATTAACCCGTAATTTCGCATCTTCTTTAGGTAGAACAGACATTATGAGAGTAAAACTCATAAAAAAGTCAGATATAAATACTAATTCAAAACTTTTTGCAGAACCTTTACGGATATCGGGTAGTGGAGTAATTTCTTCACTATCTTCTGCAGATGGCTATGCCATAATTGATGAAAATATTGAAGGCTATGAAAAAGGAGATATTATAACCATTTATTTATTTAAACAGTGA
- a CDS encoding multiprotein bridging factor aMBF1 — MECELCGKITSELYKSKVEGVEMMLCRECAKFGKSPNTYSRYSRNNATPTTIDKPKKAKKPMGHKKDMFDDLKVVVEGYGDLIRESRERKGMNTKELALKIGMKESTLHKLERGELEPEEKYVKKLESSLGLSLYEDSESYEDTKVKNESYTLGDFVKIKRRK, encoded by the coding sequence ATGGAATGTGAACTTTGCGGTAAAATTACATCAGAATTGTATAAATCAAAAGTAGAGGGTGTCGAAATGATGTTATGTAGAGAATGTGCTAAATTTGGCAAATCTCCAAATACATATTCTCGATATTCCCGAAATAATGCAACACCTACTACTATTGATAAACCTAAGAAGGCTAAAAAACCTATGGGTCATAAAAAAGATATGTTTGATGATTTAAAGGTGGTTGTGGAAGGTTACGGAGATTTAATACGTGAATCAAGAGAAAGGAAAGGTATGAATACTAAGGAACTTGCTTTAAAAATTGGTATGAAAGAATCTACATTACATAAATTAGAGCGTGGGGAATTAGAACCTGAAGAAAAATACGTTAAAAAACTCGAAAGCAGTTTGGGATTATCATTATATGAAGATTCTGAATCTTATGAGGATACAAAAGTTAAAAATGAATCCTATACATTAGGTGATTTTGTAAAAATTAAAAGAAGAAAATAG
- a CDS encoding proteasome-activating nucleotidase — translation MNYPEDYSSEINELDLDEYKERNYIMDLENKILRAELKNKDISRENSQLKKENEILKRELDKLRIPPLIMGTVIDKISSRKVVVKSSTGPNFLVNISQFVDPEEIVPGERVCLNQQTLAVVEVLSKEKDYRAMAMEIEEKPNITFDEIGGLSTQIRDIKEVVELPLKKPELFEKIGIVPPKGILLYGPPGTGKTLLAKAVAYETNASFIRVVGSELVKKFIGEGAKLVRDVFKLAKEKSPCIIFIDEIDAVASKRTESLTGGDREVQRTLMQLLAEMDGFDSRGDVKIIAATNRPDILDSAILRPGRFDRIIEIANPNEDGRIEILKIHTSKMNLKNVNLRDVAKLTEGMVGADLKAVCTEAGMFAIREDREYIKLRDFEEAIEKIKSKTTPKEEIKPQVSLMYG, via the coding sequence ATGAACTATCCTGAAGACTATTCAAGCGAAATAAACGAATTAGACCTTGATGAATACAAGGAAAGGAATTATATAATGGATTTGGAAAATAAAATATTGAGAGCTGAATTGAAAAATAAAGACATATCAAGAGAAAATAGTCAGCTTAAAAAAGAAAATGAAATTTTAAAAAGAGAATTGGATAAATTAAGAATCCCTCCACTCATAATGGGTACTGTAATTGACAAAATAAGTTCCAGAAAAGTAGTTGTTAAAAGCTCTACGGGCCCAAATTTCTTAGTAAATATTTCACAATTTGTAGACCCTGAAGAAATAGTGCCTGGCGAAAGAGTTTGTTTGAACCAGCAAACACTTGCGGTAGTTGAAGTTCTTTCCAAAGAAAAAGATTATCGAGCTATGGCTATGGAAATAGAAGAAAAACCTAACATTACATTTGATGAAATTGGTGGATTAAGCACCCAAATTAGAGACATTAAAGAAGTAGTAGAATTACCATTAAAAAAGCCAGAACTATTTGAAAAAATAGGTATAGTACCTCCAAAGGGTATTTTACTATACGGTCCACCGGGAACTGGTAAAACTCTTCTCGCAAAAGCTGTAGCTTATGAAACAAATGCTTCATTTATCAGAGTAGTAGGTTCTGAATTGGTTAAAAAATTCATTGGCGAAGGTGCTAAATTAGTTAGGGATGTATTTAAGTTGGCAAAAGAAAAATCTCCATGTATTATATTCATTGATGAAATTGACGCTGTTGCAAGTAAAAGAACAGAGTCATTAACTGGTGGAGATAGAGAAGTTCAAAGAACATTGATGCAATTATTAGCTGAAATGGATGGTTTTGATTCTCGAGGAGATGTAAAAATAATTGCTGCCACGAATAGACCTGACATCCTAGATTCTGCAATATTAAGACCTGGTCGATTTGATAGAATCATTGAAATAGCCAATCCTAACGAAGATGGTAGAATTGAAATCTTAAAAATACATACATCAAAAATGAATTTGAAAAATGTAAATTTAAGAGATGTTGCAAAATTAACTGAAGGAATGGTTGGTGCAGATTTAAAAGCTGTTTGTACTGAAGCAGGTATGTTTGCAATCCGTGAAGATAGGGAATATATTAAATTAAGAGATTTTGAAGAAGCTATCGAAAAAATTAAAAGCAAAACTACGCCTAAAGAAGAAATAAAACCACAAGTATCATTAATGTATGGATAA
- a CDS encoding nucleoside-diphosphate kinase — MIERTFVALKPDAIKRKLMGKIIQRFEDKGFNIVEMKMILLDDIILEQYYGEHKGKDFYDNLVSFMKSGSILAMVIEGEDAIKNVRTMVGATKPWEAEMGTIRGDYGLSTPNNIIHASDSLESAKREINLFFKN, encoded by the coding sequence ATGATTGAAAGAACATTTGTAGCTTTAAAACCCGATGCAATAAAAAGAAAATTGATGGGAAAAATAATACAAAGATTTGAAGATAAAGGTTTTAACATTGTAGAAATGAAAATGATTTTATTGGATGACATAATTTTAGAGCAATATTATGGAGAGCATAAGGGTAAAGATTTTTATGACAATTTAGTATCTTTTATGAAATCTGGGTCTATTTTGGCTATGGTTATCGAAGGAGAAGATGCTATAAAAAATGTTAGAACAATGGTCGGTGCTACAAAACCCTGGGAAGCAGAAATGGGTACAATTAGGGGCGATTATGGATTAAGTACGCCTAATAATATAATACACGCTTCAGATAGTTTAGAAAGTGCAAAAAGAGAAATTAATTTATTTTTTAAAAATTAA
- the purE gene encoding 5-(carboxyamino)imidazole ribonucleotide mutase translates to MITIIMGSKSDIKIAEKATNILKEFEVNYDVNVASAHRTPALVEKVVKSSNSEVFIAIAGLAAHLPGVVASMTTKPVIAVPVESKLDGLDALLSAVQMPPGIPVACVGIDRGENAAILALQMLAVSDEEIAKKLKEYRESQKNKVYNDNLEIQKML, encoded by the coding sequence ATGATTACAATTATAATGGGAAGTAAAAGTGATATAAAAATTGCAGAAAAAGCAACAAACATTTTAAAAGAATTTGAGGTAAACTATGATGTTAATGTAGCTTCTGCACACAGGACACCAGCTTTAGTTGAAAAGGTTGTAAAAAGCTCAAATTCAGAAGTTTTCATCGCCATTGCAGGGCTTGCAGCACATTTACCTGGCGTAGTAGCTTCAATGACTACAAAACCAGTTATTGCCGTTCCTGTGGAAAGTAAACTCGATGGATTAGATGCTTTATTAAGTGCTGTCCAAATGCCTCCAGGGATACCAGTAGCTTGCGTAGGTATCGATAGAGGGGAAAATGCTGCCATATTGGCATTACAAATGTTGGCAGTGTCCGATGAAGAAATTGCTAAAAAATTAAAAGAATATAGGGAATCTCAAAAAAATAAAGTATATAATGACAATTTAGAAATACAAAAAATGTTATAA